CGATTCCCACGTTTAATTTCTTAACATTCTGCCAGCTTAGATCGTGATTACCGAGGTTGCCTATTGTCGCCCCCAGATCATCGTAATATCCGCTTTCGACACCAAAATTATATCGGGTCTGAGCTGAATAAGCCGGAATATTCAAGGATCCGGTTGTACCGTAACTTCCTCTTAGCTTGAGCCTGTTGACCAGGTCATTTTTCTTGAAAAATGACTCATTATGGATATTCCAACCAAGGCCCGTGGACCAAAATGTACCAAAGCGCTTATCGGTACCATATTGTGATGATCCATCACGCTTTACCGATACATCGGCCAAAAACCTGTTATCGTAAGAATAGTTGGCATTGTAAAGATAACCTACACGCCTGATTGTACTCTCATCGCCAGTAGGCTTCCCATTTAATTGGTATTGATTCGCAAACAACAAATTGTCGAGTCGGTCATAAGGAAATCCTTCAGCAACGATTTGCGTAAAATTATTGGTGGAGCTCGATAAATTTATAGATGCAGTAGATACCCATTGATGCTTGCCGCGCATAAATGTATAGTTCAGATTGGTCATGCTTTCATAAGAAGATAGTTCATCGTTGCGATCGGTATAGGAGCCCCTACGATTTTTATCAGCTATTTCTTCAAACCTACTGTCCTGGGCAGAATAAAATTGATCTGTACCACCTCTTTGTTTGGTAAAGCTCAAATTTGACTCGATATAGAAGTTGGGCCGGATTGAATATCTTACTTGAAAATTATTTGTTATTCCCAACGAACTGGTCTGGTTGACCGAATGCAAAGTTGCGTCGTAAACAGGATTAGGTTTGATAAAATTCCTGCCTACATATCGAAAGTTTTCCAGGTAACGCTGTACTTCTCCTTTTTCGTCATAGGGAGTCCAATAAGGATTTAACGCCAAATAGTCACTAAAGTTACCATAAGGGGATTCGTTCGCTATATTCTGGTATACGCGAATGGAATTCCTGAATTGGAATTTATTCACTAAATAGGTGAGATCAAACTGCCCGGAATAGTTTTTTCTATCCTGCCCCTTCATGACACCCTGTTGCAGATCTGCCGTCGCCAATACACCATATCTCAAGTATTGGTCACCACCTTGAAGACTTAAATTTGTCCGGTTATTAAATCCTACTTGAGTCGGTACTTTCTTCCAGTCTGTATCAATACCGCGCTGGACATTTTTCCACCGTTCGTTATAAATCTGCTCGTACCTTAGATAATCTTGATCAAATTTAGCCTCATATACTCCTGTACGCTTCTCGAAATCCAATTTTTCCCGTGCATTCAAATAATTGTAAACGGACAGATCCGGAATCGATAACCTGAAATCGTTATTTAGCGTCACTTGGATTTTACCTGGCTTAGGCGCAATCGTATTGACCACCATAACACCATTGGCGCCACGGGAACCATATATTGCTGTTGCTGAAGCATCTTTCAAAATCGTCACGCTTGCGATCATATTCATATCGAGGTCAACGATACGCTGAAGTGTTACTTCGAAACCATCCAGTATAAAAAGTGGTTGATTAGGGTTGGAAGAAAGCTCTCCATTTAAGTTGGGCAAAGAATTTTGACCACGAAGCTGTATTTCTGGTAATTGATTTATACTTCCGCCCGTAACATTATTTGGCATGATACGAAAGGAGGGTTCGATGGCTGAAATACCAGCAAAAATATTATTTGTGGAGATTTTCTTGAGGTCTTCACCCGAAATTGTTCGTGATGCACCTGTAAAGCTCTCGGCACTCCGATTGAATATACCTGTGACCACAACTTCTTCAATGTCTTCGGTCTTTTCTTCCATCTCCACCTTATATTTAACAGAGGCAGTAATGGGTATAATCAGCTTCTTGTATCCAATAAAATTGAATTCCAAGGTTTTGGCATATTCGGGAACATTTAAAGTAAAATTCCCTCTATTATCGGTTTTCGTCTGTATATTCTTCTCGCCTACTGTTACCGTTACCCCCGGCATAGGCTGTTTAGAAGCGGTATTAAGCACCTGCCCCTGAAGTATTATATTTTCAGCTTTCTCCTCATCAATCAGTACAATCGTCTGATTTTTAAAAATATAGATAACCCCGGTATTCGAATTAAAGTATTGACTTAATACTTTAAGGATGTTTTCATTGGTAAAATTTGGGCTTACCTTTTTACCAAAATCCAATTTGGAAGATGTAAAAACAAAGTCGTATCCCGTCTGCCTTCTGATCTCCGACAAAAATTCATTCAGTGTAATGTTCTTTTTGTTGATCGTCACCGTTTGGGTCTGCGCATCTGCACTGTGAAGACATATACTGGCGTATATAGATGTGCAAACCGCAATTTTCAGCAATTTTTTGTTAAAATTCCCCATAAAAATGGTTGTATTAGTTTACCCGATCTGCTATACAGAATGGGGATCTAGGTTAGTAGTAAAATGATGGTTTTAGATGTAAGTTAGTTTTTCATAAATAAAAATATTAGCGCATGACAATGACCTCCTTTCCTTTTTGCTGGAATTTGATGTGATTTGCTTTTTCTAGAATTTCGAGCACTTCCTTCAGTTTTTTCGTTCTTGAAATTTGCCCCCAAACACGTTCGCCCGGTATCTTACCTTGATAATTAATGTCTACATCATACCAACGGCTAATCTGTTGTAATACTTCTTGGATAGGTAGATCAGCAAAGTAAAAATAATTATTCTTCCAGGCGAGGCTTGATTC
The window above is part of the Sphingobacterium sp. ML3W genome. Proteins encoded here:
- a CDS encoding SusC/RagA family TonB-linked outer membrane protein, producing the protein MGNFNKKLLKIAVCTSIYASICLHSADAQTQTVTINKKNITLNEFLSEIRRQTGYDFVFTSSKLDFGKKVSPNFTNENILKVLSQYFNSNTGVIYIFKNQTIVLIDEEKAENIILQGQVLNTASKQPMPGVTVTVGEKNIQTKTDNRGNFTLNVPEYAKTLEFNFIGYKKLIIPITASVKYKVEMEEKTEDIEEVVVTGIFNRSAESFTGASRTISGEDLKKISTNNIFAGISAIEPSFRIMPNNVTGGSINQLPEIQLRGQNSLPNLNGELSSNPNQPLFILDGFEVTLQRIVDLDMNMIASVTILKDASATAIYGSRGANGVMVVNTIAPKPGKIQVTLNNDFRLSIPDLSVYNYLNAREKLDFEKRTGVYEAKFDQDYLRYEQIYNERWKNVQRGIDTDWKKVPTQVGFNNRTNLSLQGGDQYLRYGVLATADLQQGVMKGQDRKNYSGQFDLTYLVNKFQFRNSIRVYQNIANESPYGNFSDYLALNPYWTPYDEKGEVQRYLENFRYVGRNFIKPNPVYDATLHSVNQTSSLGITNNFQVRYSIRPNFYIESNLSFTKQRGGTDQFYSAQDSRFEEIADKNRRGSYTDRNDELSSYESMTNLNYTFMRGKHQWVSTASINLSSSTNNFTQIVAEGFPYDRLDNLLFANQYQLNGKPTGDESTIRRVGYLYNANYSYDNRFLADVSVKRDGSSQYGTDKRFGTFWSTGLGWNIHNESFFKKNDLVNRLKLRGSYGTTGSLNIPAYSAQTRYNFGVESGYYDDLGATIGNLGNHDLSWQNVKKLNVGIDAILFKQKLDLRFDLYKDITENSLTSLTLAPSTGFSSFSENLGKVENNGFEFSARYKIIEKKETGTLWSIYLNGFTNKNTLKELSNRLKSSNDRLNENNENQTVPNILLQEGQSMDAIFVVKSLGVDPATGSEIFLTKDGQRTYEWNAADKVAYGVSIPKWNGNFGTNLNYKGFEVGVVFNYQYGGQLYNQTLIDRVESVDPTENVDRRAYDLGWTGPGSRSQFTAIGVGNPATRLTSRFVQDNNVLTLSTLSFGYNFYQKAWIKRIGLRSLQITGLTNDLFRWSSIEVERGTANPFARTFALSLRVGI